The genomic DNA CGAATTCCATGAAGATGAAGAGGGTTGCAGCAGTGGCGCCATTTGGGGTCTGTTTTGAGTCAGAAGGGCGGCATGGACAAGTTCCTACTGTGGATCTCGTGTTACAAAGTGAGATGGTGAAATGGAGGATTGGTGGGAGGAATTCTATGGTGGAGGTGGGCGACGGTGTGATGTGCTTAGGGTTCTTGGACGGTGGAAACTGGTTGATTAATAGTAAGACGAAAGAACCTTCAATAGTGATCGGAGGGCATCAGTTAGAGGACAATTTGCTGGATTTTGATATGGGGAATTCTATGCTTGGTTTTACTTCATCTTTGTTAAGCAAAGGAACCAGTTGTTCATATTCGCCATTACTTCCCCTTTGATCACCAACCATTCCACAATTTTGCTGTTTTTCTCATGTAATTTTTACTAATTTACCActtgtataatatatatctaatcTTGAGTTTTTTGTTCTTTCTAATAACAAGAATGTTATCAATAATGTATAACCTTTTTCAGtgctttttataaatattaaatgaattggTTATAAAGAAGAGCATATTCGATCTAAAGCAACAACGTGATTCACACATATATGATTTTGACTAGAAAGTACAACCAAGATAAGGTTGTTGATGACTCATCGTACaatgttttgtttggtttaacaAAAAGATGAACATTGATCTTGAATTTAAGGAGTGATGACAGTGGCTGGGCATATTTCGTCCAAGCTTCTTCCAAGACAGTCGATAATATCAGCAGTAACAGTTGACCTCCTCTTTTGTTCAAAAGCAAGCCAAGCAGCCTTCCTCATTATAACTGATCCCGCAATACATCCCAGAACAGTCGGATTCATATCTAGTAATTCTCCTCCATTTTGATGTTTCCTCGCCCAAGAGAGAAAAACCGCGACACCTCCAGAAAGTATGTCTCCCTGCCCTCCACAACGTCTAGGCGATCCATACATGCTCACCGCCCTCACTGTTTCACCGTCACTGATTAAATCAGATCTTCCTTTTCTTAGAATCGTCACACCACCAATCCTACAAAGTAAAGAGATTCTTTCTAAGTTCTAACAACTGGTTTCCAGCAATGGAATTACTTACTTACCCTTTAGAGAGCGCAAGCAGTTGTTGTGTAGCTTTTTCTTGGTCATTGTCGTCGTCGTTTACTTCACAGTTTAGTACTTTTCGAACCAGTCGCTTGTATTCCATTACATTCGGCGTTAAAACAGCTAAAGAGTAACCCTTTATCAGCTCAAGCCTATTAGTTATAAGAAAGAGGCCATCCTAAACAGGTTTACATtatcaacaaacaaacaaacatcatTTACCATAAACTGAAAAAAACATATACAAAGAATATGTGTGTTGACCGCTTACCCCATCTACGACAATCGGAATATTTGACTGCCTTGCGTGCTTCATGATGTCACTCACACAATCCTGTTCATGTTCATGTTCATGTGTAATACTTTTTAAAACTCTGTTCTTCCCTGAGCTAAAGGAGGGGGTAACTTACCAAGAGAAATGGATCTCTACCAAGACCTGGTCCAACAACGAGACAGTCAAATCGTTCAATCCACTTGATAACCTCAGCAAGTACCTTAGCTGACACAGATTGTTCATCTCCATTCCTACTCATTTTGCATTTTGGCACACAAATCAAAACAGAAACTTTCAACGTTTGGAAACAAACAAAACAGCTTTGATTTCCCACCTGACGCTATATGACTCTTCTAGAATCGGATGCACTATTAACTCAGGGCTATAGCCTTTTATAACAGGAGCTGCATCTTTAGTGCAGAAAACATGAGATAAATCTGCACCCTGTTTGTTGTAAGTTAGGATAATAATCCCCAATTTCATAAATCATAACTTTTTTATGCAAGCATGATAGAAAAGTGAAAAGAGTGAGCTAAAGAACTAACAATTTTTAAAGCAGAAACAGCCGAGAAGTATGGAGCACCAGTGTATTCACGACAACCACCAATTACACCAATCTTCCCtggaatttattaaaatttcatgtttgtctgtctgtctgtctgtaaCTCAGTGATTTGAAGTTGAAAACTAGTGAGGATTGATTTAAGAAAAGATTTACCAGCTTGGCCTTTGTAGCGAGTTGGGTCAAGCGGGGGAGTGATTGCCCTCAAAATTCCCAAAGCGTCGACCTCCAGGCCAGCGATGCTCATAGCCGATTGCATTCTTTGATGAATGAGAAAACCCCTAATCAACAACTGTTGTCTTTTGATAATCGTAGAGGCAGCTTGCATGAAAGAGAATCCAAAATCTGACACACAAGGAAAAACACGGATAAATGACAACTTTTGTATACACAATTCCCATGAGCACCATTCTATTTCTTGACAATCAATAACAGGAGATCTCTTCTATTTGttaggcggcggcggcggcgtgATCAGAGTAATCCAAATTCTTGCAGGGAGAGAGAAGGGCGAAGATGGGTGTAATAAGATTTGGGGTTACCTGAACTTGCAGATCGGATTCAGGCCTTAACTCGAGAAAGCTCAGCTCAGGATTTGGGGTTATCTTTACGCACCCAAAAAAGAGAGTTTTGGGTCAGACGTGCTTCTTTCTTCCCAATTTCCTCCGGATAAAATCAAAAGTTAAGTTCTACTCGATTAAAGGCTCTGTTTTCAACATAATCGGTTTATTTTTAGGTATAAATGCAATTTTGCAGAAGGGTTTCTCTAAAAGAATAGTGCTTTCTCGTCTCACAGTTAACACAAAACGATTGCTTTTCAGTCAGTAagtaaaaatattgaaacaGAAATCAATGTTTAGAAGGAAATGAACATATTAGATACTATAttcaatcatcatcatcaaataaTTACATGAAAGAAGGTGAATCAGCAAATCAtataagagttttattttaatgaattaatatttgGTTTTTTATTCATATGATCGATCATCCATCAACAATGAATTGGTCATCatcttgatgatgaagatgattaCCTCCCTCAACAACTCTagggtcttcttcttcttcttcatgaacaACAACCATGTCATTTACCATCATTTGGGAAAGATAGTGATTGCTAGCTCCCCCATTGTTATGATGATCTGAAATAACACTTCCTTGTCCCGTCCACTGAGATATTAATCCCAACAACTGCCCCGTCAAATTCTGTTGCTCGTGAACGATCCTGCTCTGAATTTCGCCCATTCCAACTCTATACTGATTCACCATTTCCTCAAtactcttcttccattcttccCTCCTTCCATTCATTCTCTCCTCCCGTTTCCTTTCATAAATCAACTCTTCCTCCCTTCTTCTCTTCTCCCTTTCTTCCATCTCCCTTTCCATAGCTTCCAATTCCAGGTTCCTCTCCATCCTTAACTCCTCCCTCCTGCGTTCCCTCTCTTCCCTCTTTCTATCACGCTCTTCTCTATCTCTTTCGTACGCTTCCCGTCTCTCCGCCATAAGTTGCTCGCGCTTCTGCCTCTCACGATCCCTCTCCACCTCGCGCTGCTCCAATCGGGTCTCAAGCTCCTTCAACTGACTCGTCTGTTTTGACAAGAACCCCCATGCCTTTTTCTCCAGACCCTTCATaaccttcctcttcttcttcgctTCATCAAACGCGTTATTACTATgctcatgatcatgatcatgatcttCATACACATACCCATCGTCAACATCTTCCTTGGGATGATGATTATTCCCACAATTATGATTCTCTTCGCCTAGTTCATCGCCACCACCTTCATAATCAAAGTCAAGACTCAATACTCCATTCTCACCACCGTCAAACCCTTCTGCAAAATCACCTTCACCagcatgatgatgatgatgaccaAGATGGCCAAATTGTATAATCTCCATTCCATTGTTATCAAAACCATCCCCATTCTCAATGTTGGGATCGGCTGCAACAATGTCCACCATCAAATCATTACCATTCAAATTAACAGTGACATCGCCAAATACTTCTTTGTACCTTGAAAAGTTTGACCAATGTGTTAATCCCTCAACCCAATCGAACTCCTCTAAACCTGAATCGCTAACAACCAAGCTATGCTTCTTGATTTTTTGCTTAACCAGAGCATATTGATGACGCATGTTCTGCACTTTGGTGGAAACGTCTTTCCATGTCCATTGCCATGGATAAGTAATCGGGTCTACGAAATGATGAACAGAATTGACGTATAAAGCAATGGGTTTATACTTCTTCTCACGGGTTTTCATTTTGGCGAGAGTTCGATCTCTCTCCATCTCCCCGTACTTTTCTATTAGGGTTCTCTCTTCTACCTCCGTCCATTTCTTTCTTCTAGGAGGAGTCATTATCTGTGATAGTAAACTCTATCCTCATTCAATATGGGTACCAATTCATTGCAGCAACAATGACGCCTTTATCTACAAACCTAGAAGATAATTTCATAAATCGTAGTAGCAATCGCAGCACGAACTTTCACTTCCAAGAAATTTTTGTGAGGGGAAAGAGATTACTAACCTTATAAAGAACATCGAATCCTCAGTAAGTCGATTGCCCAAAAATAGACAATCCGGATAGACGAATCGGATGAGATCGAACAAACGAGAAAATTGAAGAGATGAGATTTAAACCCCTCAATTGGGAGTGCGTCTGTGGAAGCCGCTAGCTCTTGGTCTTGCTCTAACAAGGACTGCAGAAAAAGATCCGTTTATCTCCTCTACAAATCGGAGGAAATATAGGTCCGAACGATTCCGCAGACAAACATCCTATATTACCGTCTTCCTTCTACGACGCCCTccaccaaacaaaaaaaactcccacagtttttttttttttttttttttttttttatatatatctgtttatcttaaattttcctttactattctttattttttttaaccaaatttatttaatttaaaaataattaaatacaataattccactaatataatttttttttatagtaattttctcttttcaaatattatatatatatatatatatatatatatatatatatatatatataatatcaaacaaatatactATCTCACAAGTCAATAATCCCTAAAATCTCTTTTATGTTCCACactttaagattaaaaataattacatattaaatGTGGAATTGAGACTacattaattctaaaataattaaattttaaagtgtgtGATATAAAATATGTCTCACACtttaaaattgagaaaaattatacattaaatgTGGATGTAAGATTacattaattctaaaataactaaattttgAAGTGTgagacataaaaaaatattgcttATGAGACATCAAAGCTGTTCTAAGGAGATGACAAAAGAATTATGTGGTATCATattattggttgaaaaaaataagtatgaagattttttttttttttaaattcagtCAATCAAATTGTGTCACGATAAATGagatttgtttattcatttgatgATTGATAGTGAGAAGGGAATTGTAAGAaggaaatgaaatcaaaattagaaaaaataaaatgtacgaGGAAATagaaaagagagataaattattttatttttaaccaattataAAAAGTGCGAGTCATTTTTTATCTCATTCCCTCACCCAAATTTCGTCTCccaattatttatctatttatttagtctttaaattattaatcattcataaattttatcaaaattgaaTAGTGCtattactaaataaaattttatttttattttaaaattctttatttataaaactacaCCCATTCATTTTAAGATGTTTGTAAGTAAAATGGATATTAAAATTTGTGAACTATGTTGACAAATGAATCATAATATTAccaacatttattataaaaaaaataagagagaaaaatagtTAGATGCTATTAAGAATAAATAGATTAATATGcataattcttaaattattcTTCTTCCATAGAAAAATccccaaacaaaaaaaatacaaaaacaggTTTATCTAGATGATGGAGTGGAGCATATACATGTGCTCGAGCCtccattattattaaaaaaaaaaacattattaagatattttattattatttcaaatggTCCGTGGTCTAAGCAAATAGCTCATTTTTGAGCCGAAGCATGAGTTGGTGCCCATAAGATTGGGGCATCATAAGCGTGATAAGGTTCCCTTCGTTTTTATTAGGGCAGGGAAGAACAAAAACAACCCCTTCTTGATCATCTCCAATGCTATCCAAAAAACAGTTCACATAAATGGGCCTATTCCCCTGCACTTTAAACCCATATAGATCGGCCCCTTCCATATCCACAAATGTCAAATTGGCCCCATAAACCATGAAATCCGATAAGCCCTTCTCCCTTTCCATCGTTTCTTCTATCTTTCTTCTCTCGTCCTCACTCGCATCATTTATCAACGCCGCCAAATCTAATGGATCACCTTTCGAAACACTAAATTGGGCCTCCACTACAAACACCGATTGTCCGTTAACAAGCAGGCTTTCCTTAGGGTCTTTTCCTCGGCATACCGTCACAGTATTGGGCTCAGGCCCATTTTTAACATGGGCTATACTTTTCCAAATGACAGCACAGATAAGCCCAAAGGATGGAATTTTCTGTTCATGGCCGCACATATTCAACCTCTTCAACTCATTGATTTGTGTGTCTGTGAGTTGGAAGGAGAAAAGTTCCATTTTATTATGTTCCTGGGCTATAATAGTCCAGTGGTCTCCAACTGGACCGACCCTCTTTATGCAAACTGGATCGGAGTAACTTTGATCAGTCGGAATGTGTTCTGTTTTATCGAGGAGTATTTGGGCCTTATGAGTGAACGATAATGGCAGGTGGTGGCCCGATGATAGTGAACCCAATGCATTAATGAAAGTGGTTAGGGAAAAGACATCACCAAGCAAATGGGACCAGTTAAGGCCCACTGAGGCTCCTCCACATCGAAATTTAGTCACCTACCAATCATATAAAGTATAGGCTTTAAAAAGTTATTGAATACAATATAAAGAAATTTCATATAGCTCAATAAAACCTTTGGTAGGTTTGCGTAATGAAAGCAAGAAAGGTTGGATGATAAAATAAGTGCCATGTTTTGGGTGACACAGACAGAAAATGGTCCTAGATCAGATCATATGATTTCTACTAGATTAATTAGGTATagaaattaaacttaattagttacatacatacatacatatttaaaaattattggtttatatataatatgtttctataagattatatttaaaaaactatcTAAACTAAATTATCGAAACATATTAAAAAGTTATCACAAAGTACAAGGTTGTATtcgtttaaattaaaataaatattagataaattttgtaaaaaaaatttagttagtGCAGATTTCAAATTAAAGAAAGACCTGGATAAGTACGAGAGGAGAAAAATGAAGGTCGGGTCCAATGATCTGGTTGGGAACAAGCAGTTTGTCAAAATGAACGGAATTTTGAAGCTCATGATGATCAAGATCAGGATCCTTCATTTGGCGCCACTCATCGAGCGTCTTGGTACACTCGGCCTCGATGAAACGGACACCGCAATCATTACACTTGATGTAGGGGCGGCCGGAAGGGTCTGCCCGTCTGAGACGACCGCATGTGACGTAGAAATGCTCGAGCCAGTCGAAAGTTTGCGCCTTAAGCTGGTTAACACCGATCTCACTAAAGGCTGGGCTTTGGAAGTAGTACACCGCCCTTAGATAGTGCAGCTTCATCGCCAAGTCCATGTTGCTCGGTTCATGGCTCGCGTCCTGTCCCGATATATGGCCCGGTCCGACCGACGATATCCTTATTCCGAATATACCCTTCTGCTCTTGCTCCTTAGTAGGTATGtcattcatcatcatcaaaccaAGATCCAACAAGAAGACGATAATAATGTCTTTTAATTTTTCTGAGATGGATCCAGAAATTAATGAATAGACAATCTATCTTCAGACATGCAGTTAAGTGTCCATGCCttcaatatatatagatgatttaaaacaagtaaaatgattgaaaaataaaaataatattgcaaTACTAGTAAAAATGGGACAAACCAACACACAACATTCAATGATCTTGATGACTAAGAAAGGACATGTtctacatatattttaaaattatttatattaaatggaTCTCTTTCatcaaaaataactttagcTAGAGACATTATTAGGAACATCAAATATAGAATATTTCTTAAGAATATAATTGGAGGCAGGGACCGTGAATTATTTGTTAAGAGTGAAATgagtatataattaaatttgtgtcTATTAGTTagaattagataaaaaaaaaatagtaaattaaattaaaaaataaaataaataataaagggttatgtcacattttttacgaaaaaaatataaattgggATGGATTGAGCCACCTGACCCACCTCGCACTAATGTAGATTCACCCATAATTGAAAGTATTTACTAAGATTAAACTATATCCACACTAGTAGTTAATTTGagcaaaaattaatttgatactAAAAGAACAAGAACATTACTACACAAATAAGAACAAATGACAAATCCCATTTAAAATTCAACTAAAAAGAAAAGTGGTCAaagtaaaaacataaacaaatagGATGTAATAATGAGACACGggaaaatcatttatttattattctttcatttaaattttcaaaaactcattAATTCAATGATAAATAATTGTTGAGTTGGGGGTTGAGAGTTGAGTAGTTTATGTGGACGGCAGTACAACGTGCCAAGTTTCCATGGCATTAGGCACATTACTCTTATTATCTTTTTAAAGACAgtgatttgatttatttatttggtatttgtttttatataaaatattattttattattattattattattatttttaatcaaattatcaactaaaatatatttatttaatttttttataatatttttattaatttgataaaaaaatcaaaataaactgtttttctaaaatttatatcaaacaaCAACTTTTAGCCATTAACTAGCTAGTTAAAAATAACTCTATCATACAAGCTAGatctttgattatttataaaaaatatgaatcatgaAGTTAAACTTTTAAtggataatttatattatttagaaattatttatatatatatatgactaaatatgaaattatattaatatagacTTTTGAATATGAATCTAAcctttttcttatatatataaaataaattgatttttttatatgtttcttattaaacaataatgattttttttttaatctaaaaaataatagagaacCATGAAgacatctaatattttttctttatgttCTGTATACTTAAATCACTTATTGTCTTtgacaatataattttttaaaatcacttATTGTCTtgacaatataattttttttctggTCACCAAGGTAGGTGAATTTTGTGTTACTTAGCGATCTTGACAATGTTTCTTTTTGCGTTTGACTTCATCTTCAACTACATTTTTCCCTCTCCGAAaatgcaatattttttttgacaaCGGATAATTTTCCATATGTAAATTCtcctaaaaaaacaataaaaactcTAACTTAAGACGATTTGAATAAAAGTGGAATCCACTACTATAatgatttcaatatatttttatttctacttaatataatataaacataatctaaatacaattctttttatttgtttttagacAAAACCTAATACTTTACTAATCTTAACACCATCCCATTTTAGTCATAATAGGGAAGTAATCAAACTAAGCATTTAGTCATTCCACCATAATTAAATATTCCTTCATTCAATTCCACAACAATCACCtaactcaatttattaatcaaaatattataatattttataatattttaaaaatatatatatatttgattattatatattacacAAAATCAACTctcatcaatattttttaaataaatcaaaatttatttaaatatctggAATCATTTAGAATTTATAGTacagaaattaatttttatttgtcaaaaatatgtGGTAGTGAGTCTACTCCCAGGTCCCCTATAGAGCCAAACTTGAATGCAATAATGTTATGAAGGCCTTCGATTTAGGATTATTTCAATGATCAGAGTTATTTAAGTAAAAGACATGGAATAAATgcataataaaaaacattttaaaaaaagttcttGGTTTATAATTGAATAAGATGTAAATGATGAGtatagataatttatttgaaattaaactcaaataatgaattgaatttgggtagaaacaataaattaaagCCCTACTAACCCACTAAAGTAGATCAAAGTAACAGCAaactaagtttaaaaaaaaactcaatcgTGTGGCTGCCAATTGTTTATCCCCATTCCCCACACTAATCATCATTCATGATTCATGCATCacaaatctaataataaatcCACATCATTTCAGTCAGCAACATAGAATACACACCATTCAACTTAATTAAGCTTTCATCTACAAGTTTCTTCAAGACATATTTCACCAAATGGACACAATTATGttacaatcttaattttttttaaaaaaaaatcacatctcATCTAGTGAATAATCATAGCCTAGCAGTGTGGTAGTCTGGTAGAATATAAGAATTTAAccatttcaaaaataaacaatCATAGTTGAACTTGGAGATGGAGAGCCTCATGACATTTATTAAAACCATTACCAAATATATCTCATTTTTCAGTTCTTAACCAATTGAATCATAACAATCCAACCCCCCTTGGCTGGTTAGCCATGGCCATATAGGGAAGctttaagaagaagaagaaacaactcAAAAAGTTAGCTAGATAAGAGTTATTACACCTACTGACTACACAACTATCCAATCCTTACTTACAAGTTGTCATCCAAGTTTCTTACCTTCACTACTACTCATGTGTGGCCATTAAGAATCAGCACAAAAAAAAGAGCAGATCAGAGAAGGGTCAATTAAGTTTCAGAGCCAGAACCACCTACTTTCACCACTACCCATGAGCTCATCGCTTGTAATTACCAAGTTTGCTGATTCGAACTTTGTTAATTGaactttcaatttttcaaataagaaagaaatcGACCATATCTTTTAGCAGGACGAAAATTCTACAAAACATAGTACAAGTTGAGAGTAGAAAACATGATAGACTGGTTttcttgtatatatattaaggagaaggagaaggaagaTATAGTATACAGTGTAGATTGTAGATTGTGGGATTCCTACCTTCCATCCATCCatttaaatcatacaattaATATTAGTACAAAAGTAAAGAATTACCCCGccggtgatgatgatgatgatgattgatGAGATCAAAGCGTGTCTGTTGGGCATCATCAATCAAGATTTGATGTCGCTTATGCTTCTAGCACAACCGGTTATGACTTCACAGCCTCGATTATATGGATTTGCCTGTGCCCTACAATTGTAATATGAAGACCCAGGTGTTGAACATGGAACCATGTCTCTCTTCAGTGTTCCATAGCTTATATAGTTCTTCTGCATCACCAACATCCGCCGATTGCTCTCTGAATCCATTCCCTCTTCCATTTCCGTCGAACATTCTCCCATCTTTCCCTTGCAAACCCTTCCCATTTCCTCTAAATCAGATGTTGTTCTCACCGAACTCAGCCCGGAAACTGAAAATCCATCGCACATAATTGGGAACTCGCTACTCCACAGTTGAGCAATTATCATAAGATGAAGAACAAGCAAAGGCTGGATCTGAATTTTGGGCATTTTCTTCTTGGACCTTCTTTCAGGTTCGATTCGGCGTATCGTCACACTCTGATTACcattttgtaataaatataaaaagttggTCTTGGAATATCTGTTTGGCTCAAtggagatttttttaatttttttaaaaataattattaaagccTGAACTTTATTTGATAAAACTATTTTCA from Impatiens glandulifera chromosome 9, dImpGla2.1, whole genome shotgun sequence includes the following:
- the LOC124916604 gene encoding ATP-dependent (S)-NAD(P)H-hydrate dehydratase encodes the protein MQAASTIIKRQQLLIRGFLIHQRMQSAMSIAGLEVDALGILRAITPPLDPTRYKGQAGKIGVIGGCREYTGAPYFSAVSALKIGADLSHVFCTKDAAPVIKGYSPELIVHPILEESYSVRNGDEQSVSAKVLAEVIKWIERFDCLVVGPGLGRDPFLLDCVSDIMKHARQSNIPIVVDGDGLFLITNRLELIKGYSLAVLTPNVMEYKRLVRKVLNCEVNDDDNDQEKATQQLLALSKGIGGVTILRKGRSDLISDGETVRAVSMYGSPRRCGGQGDILSGGVAVFLSWARKHQNGGELLDMNPTVLGCIAGSVIMRKAAWLAFEQKRRSTVTADIIDCLGRSLDEICPATVITP
- the LOC124916602 gene encoding matrix metalloproteinase-2-like; this translates as MTPPRRKKWTEVEERTLIEKYGEMERDRTLAKMKTREKKYKPIALYVNSVHHFVDPITYPWQWTWKDVSTKVQNMRHQYALVKQKIKKHSLVVSDSGLEEFDWVEGLTHWSNFSRYKEVFGDVTVNLNGNDLMVDIVAADPNIENGDGFDNNGMEIIQFGHLGHHHHHAGEGDFAEGFDGGENGVLSLDFDYEGGGDELGEENHNCGNNHHPKEDVDDGYVYEDHDHDHEHSNNAFDEAKKKRKVMKGLEKKAWGFLSKQTSQLKELETRLEQREVERDRERQKREQLMAERREAYERDREERDRKREERERRREELRMERNLELEAMEREMEEREKRRREEELIYERKREERMNGRREEWKKSIEEMVNQYRVGMGEIQSRIVHEQQNLTGQLLGLISQWTGQGSVISDHHNNGGASNHYLSQMMVNDMVVVHEEEEEDPRVVEGGNHLHHQDDDQFIVDG
- the LOC124916424 gene encoding protein ECERIFERUM 26-like: MNDIPTKEQEQKGIFGIRISSVGPGHISGQDASHEPSNMDLAMKLHYLRAVYYFQSPAFSEIGVNQLKAQTFDWLEHFYVTCGRLRRADPSGRPYIKCNDCGVRFIEAECTKTLDEWRQMKDPDLDHHELQNSVHFDKLLVPNQIIGPDLHFSPLVLIQVTKFRCGGASVGLNWSHLLGDVFSLTTFINALGSLSSGHHLPLSFTHKAQILLDKTEHIPTDQSYSDPVCIKRVGPVGDHWTIIAQEHNKMELFSFQLTDTQINELKRLNMCGHEQKIPSFGLICAVIWKSIAHVKNGPEPNTVTVCRGKDPKESLLVNGQSVFVVEAQFSVSKGDPLDLAALINDASEDERRKIEETMEREKGLSDFMVYGANLTFVDMEGADLYGFKVQGNRPIYVNCFLDSIGDDQEGVVFVLPCPNKNEGNLITLMMPQSYGHQLMLRLKNELFA
- the LOC124916739 gene encoding protein RALF-like 24 — translated: MPKIQIQPLLVLHLMIIAQLWSSEFPIMCDGFSVSGLSSVRTTSDLEEMGRVCKGKMGECSTEMEEGMDSESNRRMLVMQKNYISYGTLKRDMVPCSTPGSSYYNCRAQANPYNRGCEVITGCARSISDIKS